From the genome of Bacteroidota bacterium, one region includes:
- a CDS encoding ORF6N domain-containing protein, protein MERKSLIPLEKIDRAILIIRGQKVMLDNDLAEIYGVKTSRLNEQVKRNKNRFPEDFMFQLTNEEKQEVIANCDHLEKLKFSRTNPYAFTEHGTIMLANVLNTATAVETSVLIVRAFVKLRELLSTHKELERKILELESKYDKQFKIIFKAIRELMHQEQLDKNRPKIGYKIGKEK, encoded by the coding sequence ATGGAAAGAAAAAGCTTAATACCATTAGAGAAAATAGACAGAGCAATCTTAATCATTCGGGGACAAAAAGTCATGCTCGACAATGACTTGGCTGAAATATACGGAGTCAAAACAAGCAGACTTAACGAACAAGTAAAGCGCAACAAAAACCGATTTCCGGAAGATTTTATGTTTCAATTGACAAATGAAGAAAAGCAAGAGGTTATCGCCAATTGCGACCACCTTGAAAAATTGAAATTTTCCAGAACAAATCCATATGCCTTCACTGAACACGGCACCATTATGCTGGCAAATGTATTAAATACGGCAACAGCGGTTGAGACAAGTGTATTAATAGTACGAGCATTTGTTAAATTACGGGAACTTCTATCAACACATAAAGAACTTGAACGGAAAATACTGGAACTTGAATCAAAATATGACAAGCAATTCAAAATAATCTTTAAAGCAATCCGGGAATTAATGCACCAGGAACAACTTGATAAAAACCGACCTAAAATTGGATATAAAATCGGAAAAGAAAAATAA
- a CDS encoding LytTR family transcriptional regulator → MEKEIPDYLTSRKNIVALVVFTAVFALIFINVYAPFEVKSQLDVNKIQLFLYSSLVILTGMLVIVISRIIMFLYSRFKSLNYWQYAIWVLGEILSMAFVYAIFVRFILQYQRDFIDIMTASIKNTSLVLLLPYTIIWLYLSWRENAVKLDKFSDEGLAGSTPSKMIPFHDEKGTMRISIIQDDLVYLSSADNYVTLHYVSGSKMSKFLIRNSLKNYEELFRPLHIIRCHRSFMVNVAKVKIIRKEKDGFHLELDAPSPTLLPVSAKYFTNIMEVLSKFTTSV, encoded by the coding sequence CTGGAAAAAGAAATACCGGATTACCTTACCAGCAGGAAAAACATTGTCGCCCTCGTTGTTTTTACCGCAGTCTTTGCTTTGATATTCATAAATGTTTACGCTCCCTTTGAAGTAAAGAGTCAGCTGGATGTTAACAAGATCCAGCTCTTTCTATACTCCAGCCTGGTTATTCTTACCGGTATGCTGGTAATTGTGATCAGCCGTATTATCATGTTCCTGTATTCCAGGTTTAAATCTCTGAACTACTGGCAGTATGCTATATGGGTACTGGGTGAAATCCTGAGTATGGCCTTTGTTTATGCCATATTTGTTAGATTTATCCTCCAGTATCAACGTGATTTCATCGACATAATGACTGCTTCCATAAAAAACACATCCCTGGTCTTATTGCTCCCATATACCATCATCTGGCTTTATTTGTCGTGGAGAGAAAATGCTGTAAAACTTGATAAGTTTTCAGACGAGGGACTTGCAGGAAGTACTCCTTCAAAAATGATCCCATTTCATGATGAGAAGGGAACCATGCGAATTTCCATCATACAGGACGATCTGGTATATTTGTCATCAGCTGATAATTACGTTACCCTGCATTATGTAAGCGGTTCCAAAATGTCGAAATTCCTGATAAGAAACTCCCTCAAAAACTATGAGGAGCTTTTCCGTCCACTCCATATCATACGGTGTCACAGGTCTTTCATGGTAAATGTGGCCAAGGTAAAAATCATCCGCAAGGAAAAGGATGGATTCCACCTGGAGTTGGATGCTCCATCTCCGACCTTGCTTCCGGTTTCTGCAAAGTATTTCACCAATATTATGGAAGTTTTGTCAAAATTCACTACTTCGGTTTAG